The following proteins come from a genomic window of Flavobacterium crocinum:
- a CDS encoding DUF2797 domain-containing protein, giving the protein MQYQGVLTKMQTELGSPIQYYLVFEDSFLNVNQLLDKEIEINFVGFQCLNCGKKKKIYRQGFCYECFYSSPAVGDWIMRPELSTAHLGIADRDLDYESKVQLQPHIVYLAAACEIKVGVTRKTQVPTRWIDQGASQAIAVVEVPNRYLAGITEVALKNHYTDKTNWRKMLQNSVEVFDLVAEKVKIESLIPDEVKEYFYSQKNDLYELQYPVLSYPAKVNSLNLDKTPSFSGKLTGIKGQYLLFENGTVFNIRGSEGYVVTIDV; this is encoded by the coding sequence ATGCAATATCAAGGTGTCCTGACAAAAATGCAAACCGAATTGGGAAGTCCAATTCAATATTATTTAGTTTTTGAAGATAGTTTTCTAAACGTGAATCAATTATTGGATAAAGAAATCGAAATCAATTTTGTTGGTTTTCAATGTTTGAATTGCGGTAAAAAGAAAAAAATATACCGACAAGGTTTTTGTTACGAATGTTTTTATTCAAGTCCCGCAGTTGGGGATTGGATTATGAGACCAGAATTAAGTACAGCGCATTTAGGAATTGCAGACCGAGATTTAGATTACGAATCTAAAGTACAACTGCAGCCACATATTGTATATTTGGCAGCTGCTTGTGAAATTAAAGTTGGCGTAACCCGTAAAACTCAAGTTCCAACGCGCTGGATTGATCAAGGTGCCTCACAGGCCATTGCTGTTGTGGAAGTCCCGAACAGATATTTGGCAGGAATTACAGAGGTAGCTTTGAAAAATCATTATACAGATAAAACCAACTGGAGAAAAATGCTTCAAAATTCTGTTGAGGTTTTTGATTTGGTAGCAGAAAAAGTAAAGATTGAAAGTTTAATTCCGGATGAGGTTAAAGAATACTTTTATTCTCAAAAGAATGATTTATACGAATTGCAATATCCGGTTTTGAGTTATCCTGCAAAAGTAAACAGTTTAAATTTGGATAAAACACCTTCATTTAGTGGTAAATTAACTGGAATAAAAGGACAGTATTTGCTTTTTGAAAACGGAACAGTGTTCAATATACGTGGTTCAGAAGGCTATGTTGTGACCATAGACGTGTAA
- a CDS encoding glycosyltransferase family 9 protein produces the protein MSNLKKVNAFRRSLMRNLTKNIGNSNVSNTGSIDKSKIKKVLICRPNGRLGNMLLITPLVEEVTKTFPGCKIDVFVKGFVAPIVFENYNDVDKIIPLPKKPFKELVKYFKVWTLIKKQNYDMVINVDQNSSSGRLAVKFSNARYKFFGNLPENVTLDHDDYEHIAKYPVYNFRYFLSQCGIEDKNEPITLIDLKLSETEIANGKQILDKIIDPGKRNIAIFTYATGEKCYGPSWWEPFYAELKKEFPNENIFEVLPVENVSQINFEAPTFYSKDVREIGSVLANVDVFVGADSGIMHLSSASKAPTIGLFSVSNLKKYEPYGNGSVGLDTNIFGVPDFIKVINKILNK, from the coding sequence ATGAGTAACTTAAAAAAAGTGAATGCTTTTAGGCGTTCCCTAATGCGCAATCTGACAAAGAATATCGGCAATTCAAATGTCAGTAATACGGGATCTATTGATAAGAGTAAGATCAAAAAAGTCTTAATCTGTAGACCAAATGGCCGATTAGGAAATATGCTTTTAATTACTCCTCTGGTAGAAGAAGTGACTAAAACTTTTCCAGGTTGTAAGATCGATGTTTTTGTAAAGGGTTTTGTTGCCCCAATTGTTTTTGAAAATTATAATGATGTAGACAAAATTATTCCTCTGCCTAAAAAGCCATTTAAAGAATTAGTAAAATACTTTAAAGTCTGGACTTTAATTAAAAAACAGAATTACGATATGGTAATTAATGTCGATCAGAATTCATCTTCCGGGAGGCTTGCAGTAAAATTCTCAAACGCTAGGTACAAGTTCTTTGGAAATCTTCCTGAAAATGTTACTCTGGATCATGACGATTATGAACATATTGCAAAATATCCGGTATATAATTTTAGATACTTTTTAAGTCAATGTGGGATAGAAGATAAAAATGAGCCGATAACGCTTATAGATTTAAAATTATCTGAAACTGAAATTGCAAACGGTAAGCAAATTTTAGATAAAATTATTGATCCGGGTAAAAGAAATATTGCCATTTTTACTTATGCAACTGGTGAAAAATGTTACGGTCCTTCCTGGTGGGAACCATTTTATGCAGAATTAAAAAAAGAGTTTCCAAACGAAAATATCTTTGAAGTCCTTCCGGTAGAAAATGTTTCTCAAATCAATTTTGAAGCACCTACTTTTTACAGCAAAGATGTTCGTGAAATTGGTTCTGTTCTGGCAAATGTAGATGTTTTTGTAGGAGCAGACAGCGGAATTATGCATTTGTCCAGCGCTTCTAAAGCCCCGACAATTGGCTTGTTCTCAGTTTCGAACCTGAAAAAATACGAACCATACGGAAACGGAAGTGTAGGTCTGGATACAAATATTTTTGGGGTTCCGGATTTTATTAAAGTAATAAATAAAATTCTAAATAAATAG
- a CDS encoding prenyltransferase/squalene oxidase repeat-containing protein produces the protein MKFKSYIEKLDLLHSFKSQILEEDFINKNPVYYQNYPSLFSKSFSIATDDLELLDIAGYLYYQATIFTDLLIDEGDFSKFPLIGICQEESIKILTSIYGLESDFWRYWNLRRNEYLQAVYLEKSFLQRENMRIEEYEELADKKSAFGKVAIDCLHNLDSENNKVYQKLLLSHKYFSTAFQLNDDIQDFKRDLKKGQFNWANYLLKKQNIDSQNPEVLEKYLYIRGISRDIYGLGISYCDKALKLVENIIVPDWIKVLNDTKKRFVMAIKEIDNYLEILTAEINLSDVKKEKNDVQCAISNSIEFIKKRQNEDGSWREYVNQGGISNIWATAFLTAKISENSYLKIVFENEILKSLKFFIENTKNNLWSYNSTWIEDADSTNFALLSLLQNNVEIDVNIISHLIKYQNETGGFSTYNDKKYLIQSLEDNNITDVSGWTSSHNCVSAVSFYFLALYNQKSTSFLNLRNYFEIDFEKKTDSYWWTSSLYTLNYLAKTYYHLEEFEKLNWIIMETEKLQNDNGSFGDKYGESKFYTALGIEILLLGSSSKLKTQKGISYLLENQFDDGSWENSNALQVPNSKSLKPDELMYPISSFGMNVRAKEFNRLFTTISVLQTLSKYERRYNS, from the coding sequence ATGAAGTTTAAAAGTTATATTGAAAAACTGGATCTTCTACATAGCTTTAAAAGTCAAATTTTGGAAGAAGATTTTATAAATAAGAATCCTGTTTATTATCAAAACTATCCATCGCTTTTTTCGAAGTCTTTTTCGATAGCTACAGATGATTTAGAGTTGCTTGATATCGCGGGATACCTGTATTATCAAGCAACAATATTTACAGATTTATTGATTGATGAAGGGGATTTTTCTAAGTTTCCTTTAATTGGAATTTGCCAAGAGGAAAGCATTAAAATTTTGACTAGTATTTATGGTTTAGAAAGTGATTTTTGGAGGTATTGGAACTTGCGAAGAAATGAATATTTGCAGGCTGTCTATTTGGAAAAATCTTTTCTGCAAAGAGAAAATATGAGAATTGAAGAATATGAAGAATTAGCAGATAAAAAGTCGGCTTTTGGAAAAGTAGCGATTGACTGTCTTCATAATTTAGATAGTGAGAATAACAAAGTATATCAAAAATTGTTATTATCTCATAAATACTTTTCGACGGCTTTTCAGTTGAATGATGATATTCAGGATTTTAAAAGAGATTTAAAAAAAGGGCAATTTAATTGGGCTAATTATCTATTAAAAAAGCAAAATATAGACAGCCAAAATCCTGAAGTTTTAGAGAAATACTTGTACATACGAGGGATTAGCAGGGATATCTATGGTCTAGGAATTTCATATTGTGATAAGGCTTTAAAATTGGTAGAAAACATAATTGTTCCAGATTGGATAAAAGTATTGAATGATACCAAGAAAAGATTTGTTATGGCGATAAAAGAAATAGATAATTATTTAGAAATCTTAACTGCCGAAATCAATTTATCAGATGTAAAGAAAGAAAAAAACGATGTTCAGTGTGCTATTAGTAATTCTATTGAGTTTATTAAAAAGAGACAAAATGAAGACGGAAGCTGGAGAGAATATGTAAATCAGGGAGGTATAAGTAATATCTGGGCTACAGCATTTTTAACGGCGAAAATTTCTGAGAATAGTTACTTAAAAATAGTCTTTGAAAATGAAATTTTAAAATCATTAAAATTCTTTATTGAAAACACAAAAAACAATTTATGGAGTTACAATTCTACTTGGATAGAAGACGCTGATTCTACAAATTTTGCATTATTATCTCTTTTGCAGAATAATGTAGAAATTGATGTTAATATTATTAGCCATTTGATAAAATATCAAAATGAAACTGGAGGATTTTCTACCTACAATGATAAAAAATATTTAATTCAATCACTTGAAGATAATAATATAACAGATGTTTCGGGCTGGACTAGCTCTCATAATTGTGTGAGTGCTGTGAGTTTTTACTTTTTAGCTTTGTATAATCAAAAAAGCACTTCTTTTCTTAATTTAAGAAATTATTTTGAAATAGATTTTGAAAAGAAAACAGATTCATATTGGTGGACAAGTTCACTCTATACTTTGAATTATCTGGCCAAAACGTATTATCATCTTGAAGAATTTGAAAAACTAAATTGGATTATTATGGAAACTGAAAAACTGCAAAATGACAATGGAAGTTTTGGAGATAAATACGGAGAAAGTAAATTTTATACTGCTTTGGGTATCGAAATTTTATTGTTAGGTAGTAGTTCTAAATTGAAAACTCAAAAAGGAATATCCTATTTATTAGAAAATCAATTTGATGATGGTTCATGGGAGAATTCAAATGCTTTACAAGTTCCAAATTCCAAGAGTTTAAAACCAGATGAATTAATGTATCCAATTTCATCATTTGGAATGAATGTGAGGGCAAAAGAATTTAATAGATTATTTACTACTATTTCGGTTTTACAAACACTTTCAAAATATGAACGAAGATATAATTCCTAA
- the sppA gene encoding signal peptide peptidase SppA, with translation MKFLGNVLATVIGIFVFIMLFFFGVIFIATLFGGDDAVSVKSDSVIELNLKEIKNDYAGKYKDPWVTRFSEQKGIGLTDVINAIEAAKTDDNIKGISILNDQSSLGLAQYKDLRNALESFKKSGKFVWAYANDYSQKEYYLTSVANTIYINPAGDLDFKGLSSEVMFFKDFQDKSGIRMEVIRHGKYKSAVEPFLENKMSDANREQITALLNSIWATVSADISKSRNIPLPKLNEIANGLLARTPEMAKQQHLVDVIAYEDVYHDAIRKALKVDKDEDYNKISILDYTQNNVTSALTNTATDQIAIIYAQGEIGSGEGDVNTIGEGSMRRSLQEARKNDNVKAIVLRIDSPGGSALTSDLIWREIEITKKVKPVVVSMGNYAASGGYYIACNANKIFAENNTITGSIGVFGMLPNFSPLANKLGINSEQVKTHENSANYSPFVPVDEKFKAFTLEGVEKIYNTFVTHVAEGRKMTFDQVDAIAQGRVWSGTEAVKLRLVDKIGGLNDAIAEAAKIAKIKKYSTQNYPEYEKTLNDILSGLPFAKSKEAFIKEEIGEENYMLIEQVKKFQKLKGVQTIMPYGINIY, from the coding sequence ATGAAATTTTTAGGAAATGTACTCGCCACAGTAATTGGTATTTTTGTTTTTATCATGCTCTTTTTCTTTGGAGTAATATTTATTGCAACCCTTTTTGGCGGAGACGATGCTGTTTCTGTTAAATCTGATTCGGTTATTGAATTGAATTTAAAAGAAATTAAAAACGATTACGCAGGAAAATACAAAGATCCCTGGGTTACTCGTTTTTCTGAGCAAAAAGGTATTGGATTAACGGATGTCATCAATGCAATCGAAGCTGCCAAAACAGATGACAACATTAAAGGAATTTCTATTTTAAACGATCAGTCTTCTCTTGGTCTTGCACAATACAAAGATTTAAGAAATGCATTGGAAAGCTTTAAAAAATCAGGGAAATTTGTTTGGGCTTACGCCAACGATTATTCGCAGAAAGAATATTATCTGACTTCTGTTGCGAATACGATTTACATAAATCCGGCAGGAGATCTGGACTTTAAAGGTCTTTCTTCTGAAGTTATGTTCTTTAAAGATTTTCAGGATAAATCGGGAATCCGTATGGAAGTGATTCGTCACGGAAAATATAAAAGTGCTGTTGAGCCTTTCTTGGAAAACAAAATGAGCGATGCCAACAGAGAACAAATTACTGCACTTTTAAATTCAATTTGGGCTACTGTTTCTGCAGATATTTCAAAAAGCAGAAATATTCCGCTTCCAAAATTAAACGAAATTGCAAACGGTCTTTTAGCGAGAACTCCTGAAATGGCGAAACAACAACATTTGGTAGATGTTATTGCATACGAAGATGTGTATCATGATGCCATCAGAAAAGCACTGAAAGTAGACAAAGACGAAGATTACAACAAAATCTCGATTTTAGATTATACTCAAAATAATGTTACATCTGCTTTAACTAATACGGCTACTGATCAAATTGCTATTATTTACGCTCAGGGCGAAATTGGAAGCGGTGAAGGTGATGTTAATACAATTGGAGAAGGTTCTATGCGCCGTTCTTTGCAGGAAGCGAGAAAAAATGACAATGTAAAAGCGATTGTTCTGAGAATTGACAGCCCAGGAGGAAGTGCCTTAACTTCTGATTTAATCTGGAGAGAAATTGAAATTACTAAAAAAGTAAAACCAGTTGTGGTTTCGATGGGAAATTACGCTGCTTCGGGAGGATATTATATTGCCTGCAACGCTAATAAAATATTTGCTGAAAACAATACTATCACGGGATCTATCGGCGTTTTCGGAATGCTGCCAAACTTTAGTCCGTTAGCAAATAAATTAGGAATCAATTCTGAGCAGGTTAAAACTCATGAAAACTCAGCTAATTACAGTCCGTTTGTACCAGTTGACGAGAAGTTTAAAGCCTTCACTTTAGAAGGAGTTGAAAAAATCTACAATACTTTTGTAACTCATGTTGCTGAAGGACGTAAAATGACTTTTGATCAGGTTGATGCTATTGCGCAAGGAAGAGTTTGGTCAGGAACAGAAGCAGTAAAATTAAGATTAGTGGATAAAATAGGTGGTTTAAATGATGCTATTGCAGAAGCGGCTAAGATTGCTAAAATCAAAAAATACAGCACTCAGAATTATCCGGAGTACGAAAAAACTTTAAACGATATACTGTCAGGTCTGCCTTTTGCAAAATCTAAAGAGGCTTTCATAAAAGAAGAAATTGGAGAAGAAAATTACATGCTTATTGAGCAGGTAAAGAAATTCCAGAAATTAAAAGGAGTCCAGACCATAATGCCTTACGGAATCAATATTTATTAA
- a CDS encoding AsmA-like C-terminal region-containing protein has product MLKKVLKISAIVIVVFVAALFAIPFLFKDQIKAKITEAINESVDAKVSFKDADLSLFKNFPNATVGIEKLVIINKAPFEGDTLVSLGELNLKMSVKELFKGKEEPLSIQGISSTNGLVNIIFNKDGVGNFDIALKDKKEEKKDDASKPLSLKIQNYKIENFTFRYIDQGSKIKMVIDSLNHEGTGDFTNSKLDLTTKSTAKVSLDMDKMNYMKNVKLTLDAVLGIDLDQSKYTFKENKALINQLPLEFDGFIQMAENKQIYDLKFKTPTSSFTNFLGLIPSAYASSLDGVKTTGDFTVNGFAKGELTETTVPKFNIEIASNNASFQYPNLPKSVQNIVIDTKIINETGILNDTYVNLDQLSFRIDQDVFNAKANIKNITVNPIVDAALKGTINLANLSKAYPIKMDKPLAGILKADVTTNFDMASVEKSQYQNIKNAGTMSLSGFKYTDENNKSMNISTALVEFNPSKINLKQFDATTGKSDISINGVLENFYGFMFKKQELRGNFNMSSNQLAVDDFMTAGEPAKEETKTAAKPAEAMKIPAFLNCTLNAKATTVLYDNLKLKDVSGRLLIKDEKATLENFKTNIFGGSIGLNGAVSTKEKVPTFDMNLGFNQVDIAQTFTQLDMMKKIAPIAGIINGKLNSTIKLNGNLDAKELTPDLKSISGDLIGQLLSTTVNSSNSTLLTALSSNVKFIDLNKVNLNDIKAALTFDNGKVNIKPFDIKYQDIKVTVGGTHGFDQTMNYTLKFDVPAKYLGTEANNLIAKLSPADAAKLDNIPINASLTGNFSNPKISTDMKTAVSNLTTQLVNQQKEKLTQKGTAALTDLINKNTKAKDTTQAAKTEKEQKTQEVTKKANDLLNGLFKKKNP; this is encoded by the coding sequence ATGCTAAAGAAAGTTTTAAAAATAAGTGCCATTGTAATTGTGGTATTTGTTGCTGCATTATTTGCCATTCCGTTTCTTTTCAAGGATCAGATCAAAGCTAAAATTACAGAAGCCATTAACGAAAGTGTTGATGCTAAAGTAAGTTTTAAAGATGCTGATTTAAGTTTATTCAAAAATTTCCCAAACGCAACTGTCGGAATCGAGAAACTGGTTATCATTAACAAAGCACCTTTTGAAGGTGATACATTGGTTTCTTTAGGAGAATTAAATTTAAAAATGAGTGTTAAGGAACTTTTCAAAGGAAAAGAAGAACCTTTAAGTATTCAGGGAATTAGTTCTACAAACGGATTAGTAAATATTATCTTCAATAAAGATGGTGTTGGAAACTTCGACATTGCTTTGAAAGACAAAAAAGAAGAAAAGAAAGACGACGCAAGTAAACCGCTTTCTCTAAAAATTCAGAATTATAAAATCGAGAATTTTACTTTCAGATATATCGATCAGGGTTCTAAAATCAAAATGGTAATTGACAGTTTAAACCACGAAGGGACTGGGGATTTTACCAATTCAAAATTAGATTTAACAACAAAATCTACTGCTAAAGTCTCTTTGGACATGGACAAAATGAATTACATGAAAAATGTAAAACTGACTTTAGACGCTGTTCTTGGAATTGATCTGGATCAAAGCAAATATACTTTTAAAGAAAACAAAGCTTTAATCAATCAATTACCATTGGAATTTGACGGATTTATTCAAATGGCTGAAAACAAACAGATTTACGATTTGAAGTTTAAAACTCCTACTTCATCTTTTACCAATTTCTTAGGTTTAATTCCTTCTGCTTATGCTTCGAGTTTAGATGGTGTAAAAACTACTGGAGATTTTACTGTAAACGGTTTCGCAAAAGGCGAATTAACAGAAACGACAGTTCCTAAATTTAATATCGAAATTGCTTCTAACAATGCTTCTTTCCAATATCCTAACCTGCCAAAATCGGTTCAGAATATTGTAATTGATACTAAAATTATCAACGAAACCGGAATTCTAAACGATACTTATGTAAACTTAGACCAACTATCTTTCAGAATTGATCAGGATGTTTTTAATGCTAAAGCAAATATCAAAAACATTACTGTAAATCCTATTGTGGATGCCGCTTTGAAAGGAACAATCAATTTGGCTAATCTTTCAAAAGCTTATCCAATTAAAATGGACAAACCTCTTGCCGGTATTTTAAAAGCAGACGTTACGACTAATTTTGATATGGCTTCTGTAGAAAAAAGCCAATACCAAAATATCAAAAACGCCGGGACAATGAGTTTATCAGGATTTAAATATACTGATGAAAACAATAAATCGATGAACATCAGTACGGCATTGGTGGAGTTCAATCCTAGTAAAATCAACTTAAAACAATTTGATGCTACAACCGGAAAAAGCGATATCAGCATCAATGGAGTTTTGGAAAATTTCTACGGTTTTATGTTTAAAAAACAGGAATTGAGAGGAAACTTCAACATGAGTTCGAATCAATTGGCTGTAGATGATTTTATGACTGCCGGTGAACCTGCAAAAGAAGAAACTAAAACTGCGGCAAAACCAGCTGAAGCAATGAAAATTCCAGCTTTCTTAAACTGTACCTTAAACGCAAAAGCCACAACAGTTTTATATGACAATTTAAAATTAAAAGATGTTTCCGGAAGATTGCTTATTAAGGATGAAAAGGCCACTTTGGAGAACTTTAAAACCAATATCTTCGGAGGATCTATCGGCCTTAACGGAGCAGTTTCTACTAAAGAAAAAGTGCCAACATTTGATATGAATCTTGGATTTAATCAGGTTGATATTGCGCAGACTTTTACACAGTTGGACATGATGAAAAAGATTGCTCCGATTGCCGGAATTATCAACGGAAAATTAAATTCGACTATTAAACTGAATGGTAATCTGGATGCAAAAGAACTAACTCCGGATTTAAAATCTATTTCCGGTGATTTGATTGGTCAACTACTTTCAACTACTGTAAATTCCAGCAACTCAACTTTGCTTACTGCATTAAGTTCAAATGTTAAATTTATCGATTTGAATAAAGTAAATTTAAATGACATCAAAGCAGCGCTGACTTTTGACAATGGAAAAGTTAATATAAAACCATTTGACATAAAATATCAAGACATAAAAGTAACTGTTGGCGGTACTCATGGTTTTGATCAAACGATGAATTACACTCTGAAATTCGATGTTCCTGCTAAATATTTGGGAACTGAAGCAAACAATTTAATTGCAAAATTATCTCCTGCCGATGCTGCAAAACTGGATAATATTCCAATCAATGCCAGTTTAACCGGAAATTTTTCAAATCCTAAAATCAGTACGGATATGAAAACTGCTGTGAGCAATCTGACAACACAATTGGTGAATCAACAGAAAGAAAAACTGACTCAAAAAGGAACTGCAGCACTTACTGATTTAATCAACAAGAACACAAAAGCTAAAGATACTACTCAGGCTGCAAAAACTGAAAAAGAGCAAAAAACGCAAGAAGTAACCAAAAAAGCCAACGACTTGCTGAATGGTCTTTTCAAGAAAAAGAATCCGTAA
- a CDS encoding peptidase associated/transthyretin-like domain-containing protein, which translates to MRLNYFKLLLLLLFKSSINGQILQINKVVVDFQTKQPLEYVNISNDIDNTISNKEGLFVFVSRDKHINISSVGYETINTTFEEINKQDTIFLKSNIIELEEIIVDNVSLVLNEVYRNGYKNYFLEPYLEEFFLRGILKRDNTIIRFQDVFGKVERNSLFVTQKNPQEKYLVEISSLRKIGISEKENNEYIEFPSFKTLFRWYSAVFNLPNEYVFTIEKINDLDYLKINFSKSEENKNTLTRKGYYVINKKDKSIKEVNYSMVGDVDKIEFNGSRGLKWRTIGIDLYIHFKKNEIENKYYIGNATLKNTFETIKGDKKTIYEAFYDLITIRNDVKEKLSSNFSVDKDIFKAKFPYSEQFWNTQNQLPLTNELHEFIKRVLDNRNNKEFEIMGNFK; encoded by the coding sequence ATGAGATTGAACTACTTTAAATTATTATTACTACTGTTATTCAAAAGTTCAATTAATGGACAAATCTTACAAATAAATAAAGTGGTTGTTGATTTCCAGACAAAACAGCCATTGGAATATGTTAATATTAGTAATGATATAGATAATACAATTTCAAATAAAGAAGGTTTATTTGTTTTTGTTTCTAGAGATAAACATATTAATATAAGCTCAGTAGGTTATGAAACCATTAATACCACTTTTGAGGAAATCAACAAACAAGACACCATTTTTTTAAAGTCAAACATAATTGAGCTTGAAGAAATTATTGTAGACAATGTAAGTTTAGTTCTAAACGAAGTGTACAGAAATGGTTATAAAAATTATTTTCTAGAACCTTATTTAGAGGAGTTTTTTTTAAGAGGTATACTAAAACGAGATAATACAATAATAAGATTTCAAGATGTTTTTGGAAAAGTTGAAAGAAATTCTTTGTTTGTAACTCAGAAAAATCCGCAAGAGAAGTATTTAGTAGAAATTTCTAGTTTAAGGAAAATTGGAATATCTGAAAAGGAGAATAATGAGTATATAGAATTTCCAAGTTTTAAAACGTTGTTTAGATGGTATTCGGCAGTTTTTAATTTGCCTAATGAATATGTTTTTACTATTGAAAAAATAAACGATTTAGATTATTTGAAGATTAATTTTTCTAAAAGCGAGGAAAATAAAAACACTTTAACTAGAAAAGGATACTATGTAATAAATAAAAAAGATAAATCGATAAAGGAAGTTAATTACAGTATGGTGGGAGATGTAGATAAAATTGAATTTAATGGAAGTAGAGGATTGAAATGGCGAACAATTGGTATTGATTTATATATTCATTTCAAGAAAAATGAAATAGAGAACAAATACTATATTGGAAATGCAACTCTTAAAAATACGTTTGAAACTATTAAAGGAGATAAAAAAACTATTTATGAAGCTTTCTATGATCTAATTACGATAAGAAATGATGTTAAAGAAAAATTGAGCTCTAATTTTTCAGTTGATAAGGATATTTTTAAAGCTAAATTTCCGTATTCAGAACAATTTTGGAATACTCAAAATCAATTGCCACTAACAAATGAACTACATGAATTTATAAAACGAGTTTTGGATAATAGAAATAATAAAGAATTTGAGATAATGGGTAACTTTAAATAA
- a CDS encoding helix-turn-helix domain-containing protein, which translates to MEIKLRQIREERGISQEQMAQYLKISQPQYYRKEKGSSKILESEWDIISSILGVDKNEIQNKKLGTHTIKEDNTISCSQLLSASETLVFELKEHVKTLKEKIIFVKGQYELHLKDKEEIIILLKQSKKD; encoded by the coding sequence ATGGAAATTAAACTAAGACAAATCAGAGAAGAAAGAGGGATTTCACAAGAACAGATGGCTCAATATTTAAAAATTTCCCAACCTCAGTATTATCGAAAAGAAAAAGGAAGTAGCAAAATACTAGAATCTGAATGGGACATTATTTCTAGTATATTGGGTGTAGATAAAAATGAAATACAAAATAAAAAACTAGGTACCCATACTATTAAAGAAGACAATACTATTTCCTGCTCACAATTATTATCAGCATCGGAGACATTAGTTTTTGAACTTAAAGAACATGTCAAAACTTTAAAAGAAAAAATTATATTTGTAAAGGGACAGTATGAATTACATCTTAAAGACAAAGAAGAAATTATTATATTATTAAAACAAAGTAAAAAAGACTAA
- a CDS encoding alpha/beta hydrolase — protein MNKIILYLTVLFLGVLNAQTKKDLTFKEAPAVLKINTDQLYGTLTTPDLTKKYPVALIIAGSGPTDRNGNNAMMKNNSLKMLAEDLAKNGIASLRYDKRGIGESKAAGGESESTLVFENYIQDVKSWINFLRQDKRFSKVIVIGHSEGSLIGMIGGAKADKFVSIAGAGDSADKIIKTQIGAKKMKQLDDMTFPIIDSLKSGHTVSKVDPMLNSLFRPSIQPYLISWFKYNPQTEIKKLTIPILIVQGSSDLQVSVQDAENLAEANKNSEKVIIDKMNHIMKTIEGDHNDNMASYNNETLPISETLIDKIVSFIQK, from the coding sequence ATGAATAAGATTATCCTTTACTTGACGGTTTTATTTTTGGGTGTTTTAAATGCTCAGACTAAAAAAGACTTAACTTTTAAGGAAGCACCGGCTGTTTTAAAAATTAATACCGATCAATTATACGGTACGCTGACAACTCCGGATTTGACCAAAAAATATCCGGTTGCATTAATCATTGCTGGTTCCGGCCCAACAGACCGAAACGGAAACAATGCCATGATGAAAAACAATTCACTGAAAATGCTGGCAGAAGATTTGGCAAAAAACGGAATTGCATCTTTACGATATGACAAAAGAGGAATTGGAGAAAGTAAAGCGGCTGGCGGAGAATCTGAAAGTACTCTGGTTTTTGAGAATTATATTCAGGATGTGAAAAGCTGGATCAACTTTTTAAGACAAGACAAACGTTTTTCGAAAGTAATTGTAATTGGTCACAGCGAAGGTTCTTTAATTGGAATGATTGGAGGAGCAAAAGCGGATAAATTTGTTTCAATTGCCGGAGCAGGAGATTCTGCTGACAAAATTATCAAAACACAGATTGGGGCAAAAAAGATGAAACAACTGGACGATATGACCTTCCCAATAATTGATAGTTTAAAAAGCGGGCATACCGTAAGCAAAGTCGACCCAATGCTGAATTCGCTTTTCAGACCAAGTATTCAGCCTTATTTAATTTCCTGGTTTAAATACAATCCGCAGACAGAAATAAAAAAACTAACTATTCCAATTTTGATTGTACAAGGAAGTAGCGATTTACAAGTTTCTGTTCAGGATGCCGAAAATTTAGCAGAAGCTAATAAAAACTCTGAAAAGGTAATAATTGATAAAATGAACCATATCATGAAAACCATAGAAGGTGATCATAATGATAATATGGCCAGTTATAATAATGAAACACTTCCTATATCGGAAACACTTATAGATAAGATCGTTTCATTTATTCAGAAATAA